Within Paralichthys olivaceus isolate ysfri-2021 chromosome 19, ASM2471397v2, whole genome shotgun sequence, the genomic segment cttgaaaaacaaacaaaagaacaagCAGTTGTTTCTACTTATCCATAATCCATTTTACGCACACGAATTCGTCAGGGGGAGGAATATTGGATGATACATTTATCCGCAACTGATCATGAGGATGAGATGGAAATAATTCTCTTTCACACATAAAGAGCTACAGCCCAGACAGATCCTTGAAGGTGTCCCCTCGGTTTCATCAAGTGAATTAAAGATGCGTAAACTTCATCCAATTGAGCACAACAGAGAAATCTACTCACAGATCCACACTATATAGTCTTTATTGGACTTTCAGTTAAGATTGTCATATAGAGAAGGAAAATCAAAACCCCTCATGTTGTCTGTGAAGAGCAAGAGGATGTTATATGACTATGGTGTTTCAGCCAGGGCTTGTTTACACTTGAATGCTGTGCAACATTCTTGCTGTAATACTTAATGTTTCTATGCCACATTCATTGTCACCTCACACTGAAGGCATGACAGTAAATCTAGGTGCATTCTTCAACAGCTTTCACATCCATGTCTCCATATGAGTGCTCTCACTAGATTAATACCATGGAGCAAGCGCCCAAGATGATAGGAACTGCCTTCTAAACACAACCCTATTTCACACATGATAGCTGTCTTCAACTTAACGCAGAACAATCAAAAAAAAGAGGGGGTGGATTTACAGTGTAAGGAAAGTTGGAGGTTGTACAtgatttttctttcatattGCATATTTTGGGTGGAAGCCCGAGCCCTACAAGTTCACAATATGTTATAATAGAGTGAATCTTGAATTCTGGCCAAACAGAATGTGTGTAAGAGGGTGACAAGCAGGGAGAGAGCTGGGTCTTGATGCAGAATCTGTGGGGCAGAGTAGTAAAGGTTCATTATAGATTATGtgatacatttgttttcatgatgTGGTCAGTCAAGGGTCAACATTCAAATCCAATCTAATGTTAATCCCTGCTGATTTCTTCGTTATCCCCAAGGACGACTGTAGTAGAAGCTGACCTGTAAAGCACTGACAAGAAatcaatatttcaatatttcaatgtttcattttctaaaaATTTGAGACATTTAATCTCTAGTATACTACAGTGAAATTATacaatatatgtacatatatgtatacagtatatatagctCATATTATTTAATACACATATTGATATTGTATACCATACCCACAAATATGCTTAACAGtctatatatatgcatatacatCTATTTCAAGGTCTCCTTATAAAGTGCATCTACATCCTCATACAATCATCCTGCAACActatactttactcaagtacatCTCTCtacaaaaaatatttccatCTGTAGTAGGTGTATATGATGCATACATTATCTGTACTTGAATTTTTTTGCCAttgccattttattttattctctttccAACCTGACCATCGGCTGCTGAAACAAGTGAATTTCCCTGCTGTGGTCAGTGTTTTACAGCACCAGGGGAAGATAGTTCTAGTGATTTAGGGGAAAAAAGCTGAAACGCTATGAGCTGTGGTGCATGTGTCATTCTGAACATGAGAGAAGTGTGAGAGGATAATTAAATGATCCAAGcaagaaaaatacttttcttgGAAAGCAGGAACAAcgtgatgaaaataaatctgtctgTTTACTGCTGTGACACTATGATATGAAATCCAATTGTTCTCATACGTctcaatatttttataatacTGTCAACGATTACTGAGGCGTGTCAGTTATTTCACACCTTGTTAGGATATATGATATATGCATAACCTGCTTTTTAAATTCAACGAAACAGATATAGACAATTCCTGCATGGCCAGCTTTTATAATGTCTCTGAAAATTTAACATGGGAGATTTAAGTCATATCCAttttaacttttctttaaaatttcaTGCATGATACACTAATAGAATTCAACCAGAGATTATGTGaacttaaataaaacacatgtgaaGTACTTTGAAGCACAAATGCACGAGTTACAGTGAAATAACAGTAGGTGGGGCTGGAAGAATCGGATTTGTGTGTTGTAATGAGCCTTCAGACACGTCCAGAGGGGCTAGAGGTGAAGAGTCATTACATAGCTCACCCCCCTTCAGTCCTCTGCTGCCCACAGAGACATGCATGCATAACAGTTAGGCTCTCAGTGTGGAACTACTGATCCAAGTCATTGGGATGAGGCAGACCCCTCCTCAATTTGTTAGCACAAATAAGACAGGGGTTCGTTTTAATGATGAATCCAATactctcaccctcctcttgACTGCAACACCCATCCCACAACATATGGTCAATTATGGTTGAGCCCTGGGTTTCTGCAGATTTTAACAACTGAAGACTTATAAGAACTTTAGGGGgcaataatgaatgaaattgaaGATCTCTGTCGAGTatgatacaaatgaaggaatatcagagtcccaGAATTACTCACACTTCCCAATAATTGAAGATAAGGTGCAGTAGCCAAGTAGAGAATAGGAACAAACAGCCTGAGTACCACAATAAATTCTGACCAAGGTTTCGTAGACTTTGTTGCAAATTATTCTGTTACTATCGCAGCATGTTAACAACTGTTCACTGAAACTACTGTGCTTTGTGACCCACTCTTccacccctttctctctcctcaccatGTCCATCTCAGCTGTGTTGTCCATCATTGGAAATGTCTTGGTCATCGTTATGGCTTTCAAAAGGTCCTCGAGGATAAAGCCACCAGAGCTGCTGAGCGTGAATCTGGCGGTGACCGACCTGGGAGCTGCTGTCACCATGTATCCCCTGGCCATGGCGTCCGCATGGAGCCACCACTGGCTCGGGGGAGATGCCACCTGTAATTATTACGCCCTGGCAGGATTCTTCTTCGGCGTCGCCAGCATGATGAACCTGACCATCTTGGCCATCGTGCGCTTCATCGTCTCCCTCAACCTGCAGTCTACCAGTGAGTAGTTCAAaacacactcttttttttaatcagcaaGTTAGGTTTTTAATATGTAAATATGCATTAAAGGTGTATCAGTAAGAGCTATGACAAGGGTGTAGGCATGTTTAACTGTCATGTCGTGAAAAAACATGGCCCGCTCACTGAAACACTGTGTGCTGCtctttatgtgtatatatagcACACATATGCACCCACATGATTAAGTAGATGTAAGCAGATTCAGTGCATGCAGAAAGATATAAAAACCGTCAAATTGTCTGGTTCACAACATCATCCATGACTCCCTGCTCAGATAATGAGACATAGTTAAATTTGCATGCATGAGCTAATTTTCGAGACAAAAAAACCCGACACAAGACACAGCTCCTCCAAAACACCTGCTGGATGGAGAGCAAAAAATGTAATGTCCCATGTCCGTGTgtcatgagaaaaaaatattggagTCCTGTGTTGTCCCccagattattattatatccAGACGGCCTAAAAGAGATCCTCACTCTTCTTAACCCGACGTACCATGTGTGCTCAGCTTTCTATAGAGAAGAGCAGCTTATTGATACTCCAGTAGGTcaaagtatattttattttgaaatcaaagTAAATTGGATGATTGCACCAattgtcacattattattttagtttagcTTATTGTGGCAGTTGACCACTAGGGTCCCCTCCAGTTCCAATCAGGGTCAGAATCCTGGTAAAGAGACATTATTAGATGATTTGGTACACAGGGATTTGTGAAATATGCAAAGATAAATATAGTaataaaaagttaataaaatgaatatggAATGGAGCTTTTTCTCTGACTTGACATACAGATGTATttgtataatataaatatactgtattttttcatctcGACCAAGCGTTCCTGCAAACGTCCTTGCAGATATGATTACTGACTATCTCTGCATTTAAGCTGCTTCACATAAGTGCAATATTGTCTATAATGTGCAGCATgacaaagaaaggaaacaactcctctgtttctttctgcagaggagaaaatcagCTGGAAGAAGGTGAAGATGCTTTGTGTGTGGATTTGGCTGTGGGCACTGATCTGGGCTCTGTTACCTCTGCTGGGCTGGGGTCGATACGGCCCGGAGCCCTTCGGATTGTCCTGCTCCATTGCCTGGGGACAGATGAAACAGGAGGGCTTCTCTTTCATCATCTCCATGTTCTCCGCCAACTTCGTCATACCTTCTGTCATCATCATTTGCTGCTACTTTGGCATCACCATCAAGCTCTACTTCATCTTCAAAAAGTCCATCAACCCCACCCAGGTCCCAAATATTGTCAAGGTGCACCGGAGGATGATGATAGTAAGTTAATATAATGAGAAAAATCTATTACTACAGGCCTGGGGACTCACAGTGTCTCCTCAGTAGTAGATTGTAGGAACAATGGACtgttatttaatataattttatggGCATTTTGAAATTCCATGTTGCTATATAGAGCATAGGTTTCAACTGTTAGTTGGTACTGTACAGCTGCTGAAAAAAACCCATTTTatatcaagatccattaattatttcctgggaaattaaaaaaaaaatgaaaataaaatgtctggatcTGTTCAAGAGTTTTGAAGGAAgcctgctgacaaacaagctAACAAACAAAAGTGTTCCTTGCCAGAATCATGTCATTAAATGGTCAGTGATCGGTTTGGGCTCCTTCACATTCATGTTACCACTTGGATACCTCAATtaactgatatggatttttcaGGGCTGACGCTGATACcaatattagggagtaaaagaTTTCTGATACCGTTATATATGtgtaaacatttatatatttttaaaaaattgtcAGTGGTCTCCAACATGTGAATGTCATACTCTTATGATAAATCAATGTAATATACTTGATATTCTACTGGTTTACCATAAACTATAACAAACTCAACATAAACTATAACttaaatatctataaatataaagaaaacacaaagacaaccaAATATCAATATACAGAACTTGACGTATATTGCCCAGCCAATATATCATTCAGATTTTAGCTTTACCCACTATCCAGTTCTATTAGCTATGCATATACTCAGAGTACTCATAAGTTATCTTTAGCAttatttagtatttagtatATTTAGCCATTACCAATTACTTTTGTGTGTCCAACTATCTATCCATTACTGTACTTTACTGAACTTTACTGTTCTCCTGCAGATCGCTGTCCTGATCAGCGTCGGCTTCATAGGCTGCTGGGTGCCCTACAGCCTGGTGAGCCTGTGGTCCATTTTCCACGACAGCAGCACCATCCCGCCTGAGGTCAGCCTTCTGCCGTGCATGTTTGCGAAGAGCTCCACTGTGTACAATCCCATGATTTACTACATCTTCAGCCAGAGCTTCAAAAGAGaggtgaagcagctgcaggggcTGTGCCTCAACTTTAAATGGTGCCACGTTGCCAACACCATCAATGACAACACCATTTACATGGTCAGTGCCGACATCAGGCCCAAAATGGCAGCACGGTCTGAGCTGATGGAATAAAGCGTGACTTCGGGTTGAAAGACTTTCCTGCTGT encodes:
- the opn8b gene encoding opsin 8, group member b, which gives rise to MDIYASTLSPALDIFVGCYMLVVAVLSIIGNVLVIVMAFKRSSRIKPPELLSVNLAVTDLGAAVTMYPLAMASAWSHHWLGGDATCNYYALAGFFFGVASMMNLTILAIVRFIVSLNLQSTKEKISWKKVKMLCVWIWLWALIWALLPLLGWGRYGPEPFGLSCSIAWGQMKQEGFSFIISMFSANFVIPSVIIICCYFGITIKLYFIFKKSINPTQVPNIVKVHRRMMIIAVLISVGFIGCWVPYSLVSLWSIFHDSSTIPPEVSLLPCMFAKSSTVYNPMIYYIFSQSFKREVKQLQGLCLNFKWCHVANTINDNTIYMVSADIRPKMAARSELME